In Tripterygium wilfordii isolate XIE 37 chromosome 17, ASM1340144v1, whole genome shotgun sequence, the genomic window ggttaaTTTTGGACTTGGATAAGTCCGGCTCGTAGCCCTTCAGGTCTGTATAATATATGTAAAATTGTACatatatttatagttttatacatAAGCCTTTTAAATTGAAATAAGAAGCCCAAAATTATATAGCAATTAAAGGACAATTTTAGTCATATCCCAGTTTTTACTAAATATATCCCTTGTTAATAGTAACTCATGAAATCTCTaaacttttataaatacactcaaattacataaatatGAGGAATGGAAGCGTCTTGTCACGAGGAGTCCAAATGTGGTGTTGGCTTCCTCCAATAGTAGCCATATTGTCCGGATCGGATGACTTTTCTCATGGTGGCCATAGACTTTCGAACGTGATTTCGACGATTATAGTGGATGAAACTCATCGGGTTTAGTTCGTGGTGGCTCGTGCTTCAATTTGGTGATAGTGGTTACTGGATTGATGTTCGAACGGCGACGACGACACCATGATTGGCTGTGGGTGCTCgtgaggaaaaagaaagagatgatgaGTGGGTGAGGTATAAAGCGCATAAGTATTAAAGAAAAGACAAAGTCAAAGCAAAATCAATAAAATCAGGATACATTCAATAAAAATCGGTGCGACTAAACCTCCCAGCAATTAAATTCAAAAGCGTTTTAGTCACCAGAAATTCAAAAGCACCAATAAGCCTTTTAGATGTCATGTGCCCTAGCCTTGTCAATTGCTCTAATTCCTACACGATTATAGAAGAAATTCTGCCAGTCATCTTTATAAGCTATAATAATTGCTTCATTATAGCTTATAAAGATCAACCGTAAGAATGATGGATAATTCCCGAATTCACAACTTTTTCTCAAATGCGATTCTTCTTGACATTGATGCTCAACTGCAAACTTGAGCACAGCGAAATCTCTGAAAGAAGTAAAAAAAGGTATGTATTCTGCTTATGATTTGGTAAATTTTCTTTGCGTGATGAAGGTTTTTTCTGGTACTGTAGGGGTTTGGTAGTGTTTGACAGGTATTAGTAAAGTCATCAGAATATTTGTGCATTCCATGTAGAGACTGGCATCCATGAATTTGATGTTCATATCCTTTACCTTTTGTAAATTTGATTGATAATCTTGACTGCTGTCTGTGTATTTCATGGAATGCTCCATTATTGTTGAGCCTATTCATTTTCTTAGTGTTCTTGATTATGGTACCAATATCTTTGATTCATCTAATTCAACTGGTTTATAGTTACTAGAGCATGTCCTGTTGTTGGTAGATTAGTGATGTTGAGATTAGAGTACACTACAGGACCATTTGGTAATGTGAATGGTAAGGTAGATGAACAGAAAGCATAAGAGAGGTCTTATTCCACATTTGTGCCGCTTGACATTGATTGAGAGCACGTTTGTGACGAAGAGAAAGATTTAGGGAGGCTTGAGAAAAATGAGAAGAAGGTGAAAGATGAAGCAAAGAGCATGATAAAGATGTTGAAGAAGGTAGAAGGATAACTTGTCAAGTATGTGaaaatcaagaacaataaaaaagGGTATCAAACTTAAAGGTGCTACGGGAACAAGTCAAGGGATGGAAATGTATTGGAGTACAAAAATTATGTCTACTGTTTTTAACTTTTACATCATTTCAACTTAATTCAGTTTGGACATAGCGAGTCCAAGTGAAGCCTTTGAATAAGTAAATTTATCAGTAAATTTcactcaaaaaagaaaattatcagTTAAGTAATTGACCAACTGTAGTTAGTGTCTGATTTAAAAATTATGCGTAATAAGATGCCCTGATAATTTAAAAATCTAATATTCATAGTTGTTCCAAAATTAAAGGTCGCATTCAGAAAAGAAAGGGTAGAAGGCAGAGAAAAAGGAATGAATgttgaatagaccatgttcatCGTTTGTTCATATAAGATATAACAAATCACCACTTTAACATCTTTAATGACAATGTACCTAAGCAAGCGTTGAAAGCCTAAGGTTTCAATCATTATGTTAGTATTCATCAGAACAGGAGGGTCTCATTGTTATTATTTCTCTGACTGTTAGTATGCTTATGGAGAgatttttctttgatattttaAGGTGGTGCGGTTCTATTAGTCTCTATCACCATACTTAGATGCTGTGATTTTATTCCTTTGTGCAAAAGTTAGACAgtgaatgcattaggatttcaGAAGATTAGCTCAATACTAAAAATAGATACCAtggaatttgaaaatttgtatGTCATAgattttttctttatcttttttgaaaGTTAACTTTTGCTATAGCATATGCAAAGCCAAATGCAGAAGCAAGCGGAAATGCGAGAAGAACAACTGATGCTATCCATAGGTCGCTGTAGTCATATCCGtaataacttttcaagaaagTGCTGATTGGTTTGCGTTCTCCGTAAACTAAGACTTCCTTGTCAATATCTCCATATTGTGATGTTAGGAGATTTTTTAGGGACCAGGCATTTGGGCAAATCCAATAACCCCAAACCCACCATTTTGGGAATTgctgcaagcaagaatatgatCTCAGAGTCAGTTGAATCAAACATTGTGGAGGGAGGAATGAAACTCTTTTACCTAAAAATGCAAACTCTCAAGTATTTGTTGCTGTCTCAATGAAAGAATGACTGGGGTGTGGGTAATGGTTTGTGTCCTTTCATTCATTTAGATTTTTGCAAATAGCGACATGCATcatgaaattaataaaatatttgggACACATATGCACATTGATTATCCACAGTTAAGGAAAGCTGCGAGTGATAAATTAAGAAGAATGATAGGCCAATCAATGTCTTTGCAAttctgaagaaaaagaaaggcgGAAATCTGCTTACCGGTCTAGGTATGAGGTATCCTGAAAACAGATTCAACAGGGTGTAGAAGAAACTTGCAAATACTGAAGCCACTTGGAAAGTTGGGGTTAATGAGGCAAGCAACATCCCAAAGTATGTGAAGAATAACAATGTACAAAACATTGTGTAGAAATACTTAAATATCTTGTAGATTGACCAGATGAAATTTATTGCTGGATACGTAATTGCTGAGAACAACACTGCTTGAAGGAATACATATGGAATTTCTACTGTCACCTACAGCATATAGAACAAAAAGACATTCTGAATCTCATCATGGGATTTAAAACACAAGCTAGTACCCTAGGACAAAAAATTTACCTGTGCTAATGAATAAGCCCATGAGGAATACATTCCAGCGAACCGTTCTCGGTATACAGTAATGCGCTCAGTGGCTATGAATGGTAGGACAGATGAACAATTGGCTACTCCCATAAATTGCAAGAGAATGAACATTGATCCCAAAACATTGAATAGATCTTGCTCATCATGTCTGGACAACAGAGCTCACTTCTTTAGCGTCTTGAATAAAGGCATGTATTCTTAATGCGTGTGGATTTTCCAAAGATGATATGAAACTAAATTGCAGGATGAGGCAAAATTATTATTTGCTCAGTATAATTGCTTACAGGTTCTGTCCTTTGGTTTCTGAACGGTCATGTGATTTGGTGTATTATGAAATATCAAAAATGTAACTGAACTGTAAATTTACTTACATCTTCTGTCCTTTCTGCCAGAGAATTGCTCCAAATAACACAGAAGATCCCATAGCAAAAATCAAGCGAGCCAAATTGTATCTGGGACTCCTCCAGTAGGAGAGGTTTTGCTTCCAGAGGCATGCCTTGAATTGCTCCAGTCCATTTTGTGGATAGCGCATAGAAAAGTTTAGTTCAATTGAACCAGGTTCTGGTACGCTCAGTTCTCTGACTAGTTCTTCGTTTTTTCTGCGCATGAACAGAACATACATCACCTTGCTTGATGATAGTGGTGCATAAACCAGAATAATAACCTTCGAAGGATTTATGAAATGTTTGCTTGTTTGTTAGCAGTTGGCACAAGTTTTAAGACATAACTAATGAGGAAGCATGTTATATTTGCAAAACTTTTAACTTGTTTGTTATGGTTAAGCTTACTGGAAGAGATAAGACTCAGTGTAGAGCTGAGCGAAATCTAAACCAAGTTGAGCTTCTGCAGAAGTACTAGTGATCTCTAACATCCATGTTGCTGGgttataattttctttaattttaggCACTCCTGGAATACCCTGCAGAAAATACTAGGGTTAGTAATCTATCAAACTAAACCAAAATGTGTAAAATAAAAATGCTAGACTCCTAATACACTTTGCTGTATGTATAGCTCAcctcaaaatattcaataagCTTATTTGAATGCCGACCCAACTCTCCAGAATATATTATCTTTCCTCCTCTTTTCATTAAAATAAGCTGCAAAAAGTGTTTATCAGTAATATAGAACATACATTGCCTTACATTTTGTCAACTGGCTCCTCCCACTTGTTATTAAATGCCCAGGAAATAGTAAACAGTATGAAGATTAAAGTTTAGTAAGATAAAAAacatagataaaaaaaattgcccTGGAAAATGTAATACATTAATACTTTTACTCTCAATTCTTAGTCTCGGTAATCTTATATGCTACAGCTAATCAAAGATACATTTTTTTTCAACGAATAACTTAAAATTGTTatatcttgaattttttttaaccatAACAAAGTTGAATTATAACACAGAAATATGAATTGGTTTATACCTTTTCTCCGATTCATGATCCAAAAACAGAACGAAAAAAAGTAGGAAGTTAATACCTCATCAAATGCCTCAAATATGTCAATGCTCGGCTGATGTATGGTACAAACCACCGTCCTCCTTGTATTGACAATATTCTTTACAACTCGCATGACAATAGCTGCTGCTCTGGCATCTAGACCGGAAGTTGGTTCATCCATAAATATTATGGATGGATTCGAAACAAGTTCAACTGCTATTGTTAGGCGTTTGCGCTGCTCAGTTGATATTCCACTGACACCAGGAATGCCAACTAAAGCATCTTTGATTCCGTCAAGCCCAATCAGCCGAAGAACTTCTGTAACAAATTCCTGTTTGTAATTGTAACATTCAATGTTAGTTTTCTTCTGCAATATAAGGTAAGCTTATTCTACGCATGCAAGTTCTGAATGCTCAAGAGAGAGTGGCTTCTGTATCATTGGTAAAAGGTtaatgatcaatttttttttcctgttaatTACAACCTCCctgtatttttcaaaattttctgttaTTTCCAAGTTTCCATTAGTTATCCAACTTGATCTTTAAGCCTGTTAAAATTCATTTTCTTAGATAATACTAGACATAAATACTAGAGAGTAGCTACATGCAGCATATTCAGTTCATAAGACTTCTTACAGCTCTTGTGTGGTTGTCAATCTGAGCTGGCAAGCGTAGCCAAGCTGAGTACGCAACTGATTCTTCTATTGTAATTTGTGGAGAATGTATGTCACTTTGCTCACAGTAACCAGATACTCTGGCATATGTGGATTGAACTTTGGGATACCCTCCAATTCTTATCTCGCCAGTAATCATACCACTGGTTTTTCTTCCAGAAAGAACATCCATCAGGGTTGTCTTCCCAGCTCCACTAACCCCCATCAGCGCTGTGAGAATCCCAGGTCTAAATGTTCCTGTAACATCTTGAAGAAGCTGTagtcttttttgtttaaaacctTGCTCTCTTAGTTTCTGGGGCAGAAATATAATGTTGTCATTAAATGATAGTGAACCTAACTGGTGATTGTAAGTTCATGGATGATGTTGTTACCTTGGGAGTATCAACAAAGTATTGCACATTCTCAAATGTTATTGTTATAGGTCTGAAAGGCAGGACAATTCCTGTACTAGACAAAATCACTAGTGAATTACAGTCGTGAGAAATgctaatttatcattttttttttatattatcagTCACAGACAAACAGCAAGAGCTTCTAACCAGTATTTTCTGTCTCTGCAACAGATTTTGGCAAATGAGCAGGAGCTAATTCTTTCCCTTCGATTATGCTGCTTGTGTTTTCTGAACCTTTTCGATTAGAGAGTTGTTCATGAGAAATAGTCTTATGAGAACTCCCTGGAGCTGCAACGATTCATATTTCAAGAAGTACAGGTtagtatttacaaaaaaaaaaatgtcaattattctttttgcgtttttgttttattagcaCATATATATTAGACTTACGCTTCAAATAACTCAGTGCACAAGTAAATCCAATATTGAAAATGATCCAAAATCCAAGTAATGCTCCTATTGATATCCAATAAAAGTAATCATTGAAGTACAGACCACGTTTCCTCAGAATTTGCTCTCCTAAAGTAGTATTTGAAGATGAGACCTGAGTGTAAAAAATGAGAAACCGGTAAAATTTGATGTTAAGGATTACAGTAACCTCGATGTTTTTGCAGTTGATAAAGAATATAATCTGTTCAGGTTCACCTTTTGCCACCTTGGAGCAAGGAATTCATTCACTGACGATCCTATTTCAGCATATGACAGCGGTGAAAGCCAAAAGCACCATGCCAGCCAAACAGGCAAAGAGGCTGCAGCACAGTAAATCTATTAgtggtttgaattttaaaatctAATTCATAGAAGTCATGACTGGCCGTACGTTTTGGAATTATGAAGCCACCAAATAGGAACATAACCGATAAGCAGAAAAGACTGCTGATTGATGCAATAGATGGATTTCGAATTATTGAAGCTATTAGACGGAACATTGATACCGATACTTGGTGtacaaggaaaagaagaagcattTGACGGAAAAACCTGTCCATTATACCAAACAATGAGATGTGAAAGGGATAGAATAAATTTAAAATGCTGGGCAATGGCAGGAGTATCGCCATTAAGAACACACCTTTCTGGTTCTGGACTGTAGCCAATGACATAATAGGTAATAGCTGTCCAGAGAAAAGCATCCAGGAAGGAAAATGGAATCTTCAAAATGGCTGCTGGAATGGAATAAGCCCATGCGGGATAGAAGTAGAAGTCTCTTTGCTTATAGAAGACTGGGAGTCTTGATACAGTCAAGGACAATTCTGCAATTCCATTAGTCATAAGTCTAATGAGTGCATAAAACAAGGAACCCATGTAGTAAGTTGCATGGACCATGTCAATTTTCATCCAGGTGCGTAGGAATATTGTCATCGTTATTGCTGCAACGACTACAAGCTGCACGGGGTAAAACGACACAATCAGAAAGACTGTAGGTTTTTAAGATTAAATGATACCAGCTGCATGGCAACTACCTGTGCGGATTTGAACACATGAACAAATGAGTTGCGCTTCATAAGTAGCCATTCTCTTGTCATGCATGCTTTGAACAATTCCCATTTTCCCACGGAGTAGATATTGGATACTAAAGCATCTTTATGGCGCTTGGACATATTTAAAGGCATGGAGAGTTCTTCATCTAACTTCTGTCCAACAGGAAATTCTTTGAACATGTTTGCAAAGTTGTCAACAGTTACGTAATTCTGTGGTTGGTTGAGATACCAGTATTGTGCTTGATCTTTCTTTGAAACTACCTACACAAACAAGTCACTAGAGTATGTCAGTTCAAGGAAAATGTTGTCATCGTGCAAGAGAAATGAGCAGGACACACACTTCTTGAAGGAAGTCTGCAATGCCTTTCCGTGATGGACATCTGAAACCACAATGCTCAAAGAACTCTAAAACATTATTCCGAGGCCCATGGTATACAATCTTTCCTTCTGCCATCAAGATTATGTCATCAAAGAGGTCAAAGGTCTCGGGTGCTGGCTGAAGAAGCGCTATCAATGTGGTGCACTCTGTGATGTGTGTCAACTGCTGCAGACAGGTAACAATCTGAAAGGTTGTGGAGCTGTCTAAACCATTTGATATTTCATCCATAAAGAGAGCCCTTGTTGGACCAACTATCATTTCCCCTGGTGGCGCATAAAATCAAAGTAAGCATGGTTACAATGCAagacttttcttttcctttcaatttctaTGTTGGCTTGGTGCTTAATACTTTGAGAGTGAGTCATATTTAAACCGAACTAGTAACTACATGCATGCGATCAATAAGAGGTATTTCATGCTCTCTCTGATGTCTTATTAACTGTAATAAAGTTATTCAGCCTGGTATAATTCTTGACAAATTATGTCTTAAGTCTAAATTTTACAATATGCAACCTGTTGTCACCCGTTTCTTCTGGCCACCAGAAATTCCTCTTCTCATTGCATCACCCACAATTGTGTCAGCACAAATATCCAGCCCAAGAATCTATATATCCACAAAGGATCATGAAAATTTGTCATCTATTGGAGTGAGATAGAGCTTTGATATTGAACAGTTGGCGTGAGAACTCACCTTCAATATATAGTCTGTCTGGAGAGTGCTTTTTAATCCTTCGAGTGAAATTGCCTGGAGGTAAAACTTGTCAGTACTGAAGAGATGTTCAGCTTCTAGTCGGCTGAGTTGCCACTATTCAGGAATCTAATTAGGAAATAGATATGTTCTTTTTGCAAATTGTTTACCTTCATGTAAGTATCTACATCTGGTTCTGGGATAATGCCTGCTTGCTTCTCCCTTCTGCTGATTTCTTTCATGATATCTACAATGGCGTGCTGGTTAAAATTAAAATGGCAAGAATCACTTGGGAATATATGTTGTAGGGCAAACCATACCTGCTCTGCCTCCAATACCCTGAAACCGTGCTGAAAAATTGAGTGTCTCCCTTACAGTCATTTCAGAAGTGTGCTGATCATATTGACTTATATATGCTGATGTTTTCTGAGGAACAAACTCGTCGAATTTGTAACCATTATAGCTGATTTCTCCAGTTCTCTGAAATCAAACTCCATAAGCCTGTCGTTAACCTTTTGGCTTGGTTGATAATTTTTGTTGTGTcatcatattattttatttttgtaagcTAAATAAACACTAGTAACTTAAATCTCCCAAATCATGATTTATTAGTGAGAATGGCTTTTGAAATGTCAGGTTGCTTTTACTACAGGGTTTCTTGAGTACGAGAAAGACCTTGAGAGACTCGTGAAGCTTCCCCGCAAGTGCCTGTAACAATGTTGTTTTTCCACAGCCTGGAGGGCCTAGCAATAGAGTCATCCTGCATGGAACGTATTGTAAAACTGAGAAACATGATTAAGGTAAGGAAATGCTTCGTATTTGAATGGATTGTAGAGGATAGTTAGAAGAGCTTGTCGTTGGTCATTGATCATGAAAGGATAACTCTGAGCTTCAGTATGAACCTTGAAGGTTTGACGATGCCGGATACGTTCTTGAGAATCTTAATCTTGTGAACTTGAGATTTGCACCCAGTAATATCTGTCAAATTCTGTTCAGCATAATAAAATTCTTCAGAATCAAAAACCGGTCTGTTGTTTTCCTACAAAAACCATCAAACTAAGAGCACCAGTAATTTCATAAATTAGGTGAAACGAACCACCTTCCTTTCCTATAACTTAAACCAAATGTTTAAGTTCGTTTTTCTTGGCATGATTACATTTATCAGACGTGTTTTCTGATCCACAATACTTTTAAATACATATCCTATTATGCAGTATTTTGTGTTGCACAGGTTGCGGCCATATAGATGAAATGATTTCTCGCACAAAGCAATGATGAAAGGCATAGGTTATGCAACCATCTTCATTGTGCATGAAGAAAGAAACACTTACAGAGAACAAACTTTTAACGCTGTTCCAAAGGCTGGGAAGTGGTTTTCCATGAACTACTTCACATTCTGCTTCAACACATAAATTCTGATATCTAACTTCCACAGTTGGCAGTTCCAGACCCACTCTGAAACATGTAAGTTGGTATTAGATATTCTTTTGCTGTACGTTCAATACTTTATTTTGCACATTTATGTAAGTATATGTATAGGTATACTGCAAGCATTTACACATTGTAGCATTAGTCATAGATTATCACACATATCAAGATTCCCTTAAATTGCAAATCTATATAAGCACAAGAGGAGTACAATCTTACTTGTCAATTCTTTCTTTCAACTTCTGTAACAACCTGTGATTGTCTTCTTCGACTTTCTGCAGAACTCTATCGATGAAAACTCTCCGTTCTATTGCTCGAAGCTTGGTAAGGTCAACAACCCTTTTTGCCTCCCCATCCTCACCACCTTCGTTGTCAGACATTATCGACATTCTAAGTCGTTTTGTTGACGGTAATCTTTCAATTGCTGCCCACTGCAATGCCTCTTCTTCATCGTCGCGCTTCGTGCTTTCACGATCCAAGGATGCACTGGCGCGGCTTCCTTCTACGGTGGCTAATTCTAGTACTCCTAAGGACTCATCATCTGTCATTTTAGAGACTCCTGAGAGTAATCGAGCTTCCCTATCTGTATGTAATCGTTGAAATGGTTCAAAAGGTAAAGCGAGTAGTTGATTGTTAATCAATGGAGGTTAATGTTGTGTGTATGTGGCCGCTGTTTCTCTTTCAACCATGAAAAATGGCGATTTCGTTTTACAGGATGCCAAGAATAGTGGAAGAATTCAATTTGATTTGCATTTCTTTGGACGGGTGGCAGACTATAAATAGAACTATATCACTGAAATTACTTGTGTTGCTTACTAAAGAGATCATACTTTAATTCTTAATCTTTATAGTAAACTTTGACCCAAACCAGTTGACGCCAATTGTCATTCCATTGTAACACTCTTAAAAGTGGTCTGCAttttaacttatatatatatatagacggcTTTCTTGCCCAAAAGTTGGCTTACAAAAGTggttgtttttctttcattgaattaaataattatattcaTGCAATTTCTCTAATCGGCCAAAATAAAAGGagaatttatgtatttttttccaaaataatAGTCAAATATTGATAATTGGATAtaattttatacttatataTACCAAAGAAAGCAATATTGGACTTGCTTTCTTGTCATTTGCGTGTCCAAAACTTGGGTCACTGAAgtgtttattattattctttgatTGAATTAAAGAATTCTATTCAAGCATTTTCTCTAATCGACCAAAACTAAAAGGGGaggtttaatttaatttatgtatttttcCAAAACAATAGTCAAATATTGATAATTTGATGTATTTATGAATGTAAACAAAGAATACAAATAAATAGCAACCAATCGAGTTACATCTCTTTGGTTTAAACTATTTTGAAATTGAATTAAGAAtagaaaaacagaaaatgaagagTAATAATATAAAGAGTAGTTGACTAATAATGATATATTCAtgcattattaaatttaatacaaATCGGTTAAGTTGCCGATGTTGAATCAATATAGGCATGTGATATCCAATGATCCGGGGGAGGACTCCAaccaaaattttttgaaaaaatggtAGATTTGTAGTATTTAGGATAAGGAATCTGACAAcatttttttggtttaaaaacaagaaatcaaatgacAACCCTACACCAAAACATTGTATCGGTTCGATTGTAGAACTAGCGAATAGTATACTGGTCCTCCCCTAATCCGATATCCAATGTATAATTGCCTACCAATATTGAATCAATGTATGACATCCATCTTTCGTTAACGTTTTATAACAA contains:
- the LOC119982770 gene encoding pleiotropic drug resistance protein 3-like; translation: MTDDESLGVLELATVEGSRASASLDRESTKRDDEEEALQWAAIERLPSTKRLRMSIMSDNEGGEDGEAKRVVDLTKLRAIERRVFIDRVLQKVEEDNHRLLQKLKERIDKVGLELPTVEVRYQNLCVEAECEVVHGKPLPSLWNSVKSLFSNLTDITGCKSQVHKIKILKNVSGIVKPSRMTLLLGPPGCGKTTLLQALAGKLHESLKRTGEISYNGYKFDEFVPQKTSAYISQYDQHTSEMTVRETLNFSARFQGIGGRADIMKEISRREKQAGIIPEPDVDTYMKAISLEGLKSTLQTDYILKILGLDICADTIVGDAMRRGISGGQKKRVTTGEMIVGPTRALFMDEISNGLDSSTTFQIVTCLQQLTHITECTTLIALLQPAPETFDLFDDIILMAEGKIVYHGPRNNVLEFFEHCGFRCPSRKGIADFLQEVVSKKDQAQYWYLNQPQNYVTVDNFANMFKEFPVGQKLDEELSMPLNMSKRHKDALVSNIYSVGKWELFKACMTREWLLMKRNSFVHVFKSAQLVVVAAITMTIFLRTWMKIDMVHATYYMGSLFYALIRLMTNGIAELSLTVSRLPVFYKQRDFYFYPAWAYSIPAAILKIPFSFLDAFLWTAITYYVIGYSPEPERFFRQMLLLFLVHQVSVSMFRLIASIIRNPSIASISSLFCLSVMFLFGGFIIPKPSLPVWLAWCFWLSPLSYAEIGSSVNEFLAPRWQKVSSSNTTLGEQILRKRGLYFNDYFYWISIGALLGFWIIFNIGFTCALSYLKPPGSSHKTISHEQLSNRKGSENTSSIIEGKELAPAHLPKSVAETENTGIVLPFRPITITFENVQYFVDTPKKLREQGFKQKRLQLLQDVTGTFRPGILTALMGVSGAGKTTLMDVLSGRKTSGMITGEIRIGGYPKVQSTYARVSGYCEQSDIHSPQITIEESVAYSAWLRLPAQIDNHTRAEFVTEVLRLIGLDGIKDALVGIPGVSGISTEQRKRLTIAVELVSNPSIIFMDEPTSGLDARAAAIVMRVVKNIVNTRRTVVCTIHQPSIDIFEAFDELILMKRGGKIIYSGELGRHSNKLIEYFEGIPGVPKIKENYNPATWMLEITSTSAEAQLGLDFAQLYTESYLFQKNEELVRELSVPEPGSIELNFSMRYPQNGLEQFKACLWKQNLSYWRSPRYNLARLIFAMGSSVLFGAILWQKGQKIHDEQDLFNVLGSMFILLQFMGVANCSSVLPFIATERITVYRERFAGMYSSWAYSLAQVTVEIPYVFLQAVLFSAITYPAINFIWSIYKIFKYFYTMFCTLLFFTYFGMLLASLTPTFQVASVFASFFYTLLNLFSGYLIPRPQFPKWWVWGYWICPNAWSLKNLLTSQYGDIDKEVLVYGERKPISTFLKSYYGYDYSDLWIASVVLLAFPLASAFGFAYAIAKVNFQKR